One Bacteroides intestinalis DSM 17393 genomic window, TTTTTTTACTTACGAAGATGACGAGGAATGGTGGAAGTGCGGATTTATATCTAACCCAAAATATAAAAAACGCACTGGCATTATAACCTTTCGTGTGTCTAACGACCTTTGGGATGTGTTTACCAAGTTCGCCAAGGGGTACAGAGAATTTGAGTTAAACAAGGCTCTTGCGCTACCTACTGGGTATTCCCTTAGGTTTTACATGTTAATGAGTGGGCAGGTGTACCCTTTGGATATATCCCTTGAAAACTTGAAAGACCGTCTTGGCATACCTGCGGACAAATACAAGGACAAGAACGGAAAAGACAGAATAGATCATTTTGAGGAAAGAGTTTTGAAACCAGCAAAGGCTGCGCTTGATGAGAGCTGCCCATACA contains:
- a CDS encoding replication initiation protein, giving the protein MKKKLPITKNKDVVVSWVYTWSKQQDMSIHEQRIVLRILEACQAELKGVKLKDYAGTKRKFEHGLCDVDAQMHVSDVIFSGRDYNEIIAALDSLAGRFFTYEDDEEWWKCGFISNPKYKKRTGIITFRVSNDLWDVFTKFAKGYREFELNKALALPTGYSLRFYMLMSGQVYPLDISLENLKDRLGIPADKYKDKNGKDRIDHFEERVLKPAKAALDESCPY